The Paracoccus sediminicola genome has a segment encoding these proteins:
- a CDS encoding cupin domain-containing protein — translation MTPQEMESRIVRYGELQPCKTAFIDAHTPGSNQKENFTIIGGGVSESPDQHVHISIPHGFNIGAAGQPPKCRNSLHSHRTAEVFFVLKGRWRFFWGRNGDAGEVVLEEGDIFNIPTGIFRGFENIGTDYGMIMAILGGDDAGGGVIWAPQVIEDARDHGLILSEKGKLYDSKKGQTLPEGEQPMPLLSDDELKAYPEPSTAEVVPNYVARYWDLVALADRQPAKVIGEDAKLRDRPGFEVDFLTQKTALDDQQHDNPAVLMPVRGHWKISWDGGEATLAPGDTMSVPENTSYHLAPSMTGEAALYRTVGTGEPAGATWTA, via the coding sequence ATGACACCCCAGGAAATGGAATCCCGCATCGTTCGCTATGGCGAGCTGCAACCCTGCAAGACCGCCTTCATCGACGCGCATACGCCCGGATCGAACCAGAAGGAAAACTTCACCATCATCGGCGGCGGGGTCAGCGAAAGCCCCGATCAGCACGTCCATATCTCGATCCCGCATGGCTTCAATATCGGCGCGGCGGGGCAGCCGCCGAAATGCCGCAACTCGCTGCATTCGCACCGCACCGCCGAAGTCTTCTTCGTGCTCAAGGGCCGCTGGCGCTTCTTCTGGGGCCGGAATGGCGATGCCGGAGAGGTGGTGCTGGAGGAAGGCGACATTTTCAACATCCCCACCGGCATTTTCCGCGGCTTCGAGAATATCGGCACGGATTACGGCATGATCATGGCCATCCTGGGCGGCGACGATGCTGGCGGCGGCGTGATCTGGGCCCCGCAGGTGATCGAGGACGCGCGCGATCACGGTTTGATCCTGTCCGAGAAGGGCAAGCTCTATGACAGCAAGAAGGGCCAGACCCTGCCCGAGGGCGAACAGCCGATGCCGCTGCTGAGCGACGACGAGCTGAAGGCCTACCCCGAGCCGAGCACCGCCGAGGTGGTTCCCAACTATGTCGCGCGTTACTGGGATCTGGTGGCGCTTGCCGACAGGCAACCAGCAAAGGTGATCGGCGAAGACGCCAAGCTGCGCGACAGGCCGGGTTTCGAGGTCGATTTCCTGACCCAGAAAACCGCTCTTGACGATCAGCAGCATGACAACCCGGCCGTGCTGATGCCGGTGCGCGGGCATTGGAAGATCAGCTGGGATGGCGGAGAGGCGACGCTCGCGCCAGGCGACACGATGAGCGTGCCCGAAAACACGTCCTATCATCTGGCTCCGTCGATGACTGGCGAGGCCGCATTGTATCGGACCGTCGGCACGGGCGAACCCGCCGGAGCGACCTGGACGGCCTGA